The Streptomyces avermitilis MA-4680 = NBRC 14893 genome contains a region encoding:
- a CDS encoding J domain-containing protein, producing the protein MTTPEAEQTESDAAAEEPQERSGERDGQAQEPSGGDAVTGDAVTGDAVAGDAVAGDGAGEGAPGGAAQGEPRPEERLERAVRVAEQALIEFEIAVETFRVEVENFSRLHHQKLGPMYARLDELDAQIAEARAARTGDPEDIRKADEARARVMPMPGVEELFHGWMDSDGLFPEAAAMLTEQPVRPPQRVRPSEEARKLYRELVRKAHPDLAQDDAERERRDEFISRVNAAYGRGDEALLRELSDEWAAGPVPAEWKPSRSEELYARLEWLAQRKEMLTFVARELEESAIGAMLKIAPDDPDRLLEEIAEQLLAQVAARETELAELAELEEG; encoded by the coding sequence GTGACGACGCCCGAAGCCGAGCAGACCGAGTCCGATGCCGCCGCCGAGGAGCCGCAGGAGCGGTCCGGCGAGAGGGACGGCCAGGCGCAGGAACCGTCGGGCGGTGACGCCGTGACCGGGGATGCTGTGACCGGTGACGCCGTGGCTGGTGATGCCGTGGCCGGTGACGGGGCGGGCGAAGGTGCCCCGGGCGGGGCGGCCCAGGGTGAGCCGAGGCCCGAGGAGCGGCTCGAGCGGGCCGTGCGGGTGGCCGAGCAGGCACTGATCGAGTTCGAGATCGCGGTGGAGACCTTCCGCGTCGAGGTCGAGAACTTCTCGCGGCTGCACCACCAGAAGCTCGGCCCGATGTACGCGCGCCTCGACGAACTGGACGCGCAGATCGCCGAGGCGCGGGCTGCCCGCACCGGCGATCCCGAAGACATACGCAAGGCCGACGAGGCCCGTGCCCGGGTGATGCCGATGCCGGGCGTCGAGGAGCTGTTCCACGGCTGGATGGACTCCGACGGGCTGTTCCCCGAGGCGGCGGCGATGCTCACCGAGCAGCCCGTACGGCCGCCGCAGCGCGTCCGCCCCAGCGAGGAGGCCCGCAAGCTCTACCGCGAACTCGTCCGCAAGGCCCACCCCGACCTCGCACAGGACGACGCCGAGCGCGAGCGGCGCGACGAGTTCATCTCCCGGGTCAACGCCGCGTACGGCCGGGGCGACGAGGCACTGCTGCGTGAACTGTCCGACGAGTGGGCCGCGGGCCCCGTCCCCGCGGAGTGGAAGCCGAGTCGCAGCGAGGAGCTCTACGCCCGCCTCGAATGGCTCGCCCAGCGCAAGGAAATGCTCACCTTCGTCGCCCGGGAGCTCGAGGAGAGCGCGATCGGCGCGATGCTCAAGATCGCCCCTGACGACCCCGACCGCCTCCTCGAGGAAATCGCCGAGCAGCTCCTGGCACAGGTCGCCGCACGGGAGACCGAGCTGGCGGAGCTGGCTGAGCTGGAGGAGGGCTGA
- a CDS encoding rhodanese-like domain-containing protein, with protein MPTVGVADLADGDFLLDVREDDEWEAGHAEGALHIPISDFVARYGELTEAAPQDGRVHVICRSGGRSAQVTMYLAQQGIDAVNVDGGMQVWAAAGRPVVDDKGQPGFVL; from the coding sequence GTGCCCACGGTCGGGGTCGCGGACCTCGCGGACGGAGACTTTCTGCTGGACGTCCGGGAGGACGACGAGTGGGAGGCCGGTCATGCCGAGGGGGCGCTGCACATCCCCATCAGCGATTTCGTGGCGCGCTACGGCGAGCTGACCGAGGCCGCGCCGCAGGACGGCCGGGTCCACGTGATCTGCCGCTCCGGCGGACGTTCGGCCCAGGTCACGATGTACCTGGCCCAGCAGGGCATCGACGCGGTGAACGTCGACGGCGGCATGCAGGTCTGGGCAGCAGCGGGCCGCCCGGTCGTGGACGACAAGGGACAGCCGGGCTTCGTGCTCTAG
- a CDS encoding acyl-CoA dehydrogenase family protein — MDFTFSEEQQAAVEAAKAVFAGVAPDGVPSPSLTAGSVADDFDRALWARLADADLLSLPLDAEYGGVGLDAIALCLVLRESAKVLARVPLLESTAAAMAVQSYGSPELKGQLLAQAGRGELVLTVAANGRTGHDPAELAVTARQDGAASWVLDGVQTAVPWAHNADFVVVPAHTHDTGRAVLALVPRVHEGVVLAEQISTTGERLGELRLESVRVSERYVLGADGAWEWLRELLATGTCALALGLGEGVLGMTSAYTSKREQFGFPVATFQAVAVQAADRYIDLRAMEATLWQAAWRISTGAGGALPAAGDVAVAKIWASEGVRRVVQTAQHLHGGFGADTDYPLHRYHAWAKHLELSLGPAPAHEEALGDLLAAHPLG; from the coding sequence GTGGACTTCACCTTCAGCGAGGAGCAGCAGGCGGCGGTCGAGGCGGCGAAGGCCGTGTTCGCCGGGGTCGCGCCGGACGGAGTGCCGAGTCCGTCACTGACCGCGGGCTCCGTCGCCGACGACTTCGACCGGGCGCTGTGGGCGCGGCTGGCAGACGCGGATCTGCTGAGCCTGCCGCTCGACGCGGAGTACGGCGGCGTCGGCCTCGACGCCATTGCCCTCTGCCTCGTGCTGCGGGAGTCGGCGAAGGTGCTGGCCCGGGTTCCGTTGTTGGAGAGCACCGCTGCGGCGATGGCCGTACAGAGCTACGGGAGCCCGGAGTTGAAGGGGCAGCTGCTGGCGCAGGCGGGCCGGGGAGAGCTGGTGCTGACGGTCGCCGCGAACGGCCGCACCGGGCACGACCCGGCCGAACTCGCCGTGACCGCACGGCAGGACGGTGCCGCGTCGTGGGTCCTGGACGGGGTACAGACCGCGGTGCCCTGGGCGCACAACGCCGACTTCGTCGTCGTACCGGCGCACACCCACGACACGGGCCGTGCCGTACTCGCGCTCGTACCCCGCGTGCACGAGGGGGTCGTCCTGGCCGAGCAGATCTCCACCACCGGGGAGCGGCTGGGTGAGCTGCGGCTGGAGTCGGTAAGGGTCTCCGAGCGGTACGTTCTCGGCGCCGACGGGGCGTGGGAGTGGTTGCGCGAGCTGCTCGCCACCGGCACATGTGCGCTGGCGCTCGGGCTCGGGGAGGGGGTGCTCGGGATGACCAGCGCGTATACGAGCAAGCGGGAGCAGTTCGGGTTCCCGGTCGCCACGTTCCAGGCCGTCGCCGTGCAGGCCGCCGACCGGTACATCGACCTGCGCGCGATGGAGGCCACACTGTGGCAGGCGGCATGGCGGATCAGCACGGGAGCCGGGGGTGCGCTGCCGGCGGCCGGGGATGTGGCCGTGGCCAAGATCTGGGCGTCGGAAGGGGTACGGCGGGTCGTACAGACCGCGCAGCATCTGCACGGGGGCTTCGGCGCCGACACGGACTATCCGCTGCACCGGTATCACGCCTGGGCCAAACATCTCGAACTGTCGCTCGGCCCTGCGCCCGCGCACGAGGAGGCGCTCGGTGATCTGCTGGCGGCGCATCCACTGGGGTGA
- a CDS encoding 2Fe-2S iron-sulfur cluster-binding protein produces MARFHPLPVAAVDRLTDDSVALTFAVPPALREEYRHAAGQHLALRRTADGTEIRRTYSICSPAPAAADEGPRTLRVGVRLVEGGSFSTYALKEIAAGDEVEVMTPAGRFTLEPAPGLYAAVVGGSGITPVLSIVTTLLAREPGARFCLIRSDRTSASTMFLEEVADLKDRFPERFQLVTVLSREEQQAGLPSGRLDQERLTELLPALLPVNRVAGWFLCGPFGLVQGAERALRGLGVARSRVHEEIFHVDGGAATVPAGPAPTHSTVTARLDGRGGTWPVQDGESLLEAVLRNRPDAPYACKGGVCGTCRAFLVSGEIRMDRNFALEPEETEAGYVLACQSHPATEKVELDFDR; encoded by the coding sequence ATGGCCCGCTTCCACCCGCTCCCGGTGGCCGCGGTCGACCGGCTCACCGACGACTCCGTGGCCCTGACCTTCGCCGTGCCGCCGGCGCTGCGCGAGGAATACCGGCACGCGGCCGGCCAGCACCTGGCGCTGCGCCGCACGGCCGATGGCACGGAGATACGGCGCACCTACTCGATCTGCTCCCCGGCACCGGCGGCCGCCGACGAGGGACCCCGGACGCTGCGGGTCGGGGTGCGCCTGGTCGAGGGCGGGTCCTTCTCGACGTACGCGCTCAAGGAGATCGCCGCGGGCGACGAGGTCGAGGTGATGACGCCGGCCGGACGCTTCACGCTGGAGCCCGCGCCCGGGCTGTACGCCGCGGTGGTGGGCGGCAGCGGGATCACACCGGTGCTGTCGATCGTGACGACACTGCTCGCCCGGGAGCCGGGCGCGCGGTTCTGTCTCATACGCAGCGACCGGACGTCCGCCTCCACGATGTTCCTCGAGGAGGTCGCCGACCTCAAGGACCGTTTCCCCGAGCGGTTCCAGCTGGTGACGGTGCTCTCCCGGGAGGAGCAGCAGGCGGGGCTGCCGTCGGGGCGGCTCGACCAGGAGCGGCTCACCGAGCTGCTTCCGGCGCTGTTGCCCGTAAACCGGGTGGCGGGATGGTTCCTGTGCGGGCCGTTCGGACTGGTGCAGGGGGCGGAGCGGGCGCTGCGCGGACTGGGTGTGGCGCGCTCCCGTGTCCACGAGGAGATATTCCACGTGGACGGCGGGGCGGCGACGGTGCCCGCGGGGCCGGCCCCCACGCACAGCACGGTGACCGCGCGGCTCGACGGACGAGGCGGGACGTGGCCCGTCCAGGACGGCGAGTCGCTCCTGGAGGCGGTGCTGCGCAACCGGCCGGACGCGCCCTACGCCTGCAAGGGCGGAGTGTGCGGGACCTGCCGGGCCTTCCTGGTCTCGGGCGAGATCCGGATGGACCGCAACTTCGCGCTGGAGCCGGAGGAGACGGAGGCGGGGTACGTACTGGCCTGCCAGTCGCATCCGGCCACGGAGAAGGTGGAGTTGGACTTCGACCGGTGA
- the paaD gene encoding 1,2-phenylacetyl-CoA epoxidase subunit PaaD, translating into MVTDTALEQELRRLAGSVPDPELPVITLEELGVLRAVHVRGTDSVEVELTPTYTGCPAIEAMSTDIERVLREHGMRKVSVHTVLSPAWSTDDISAEGRRKLREFGIAPPRVRQASGPKEPVAVELGPTRTSRPVAGPPELAPVPDPVCCPHCGSADTELLSRFSSTACKALRRCLACREPFDHFKEL; encoded by the coding sequence ATGGTGACGGACACCGCCCTCGAACAGGAACTGCGCAGGCTCGCGGGGTCCGTGCCCGACCCCGAGCTGCCCGTGATCACCCTGGAGGAGCTGGGCGTACTGCGGGCGGTCCACGTACGCGGCACGGACTCGGTCGAGGTCGAGCTGACCCCGACGTACACCGGCTGCCCGGCCATAGAGGCGATGTCCACGGACATCGAGCGCGTGCTGCGCGAGCACGGCATGCGGAAGGTGTCCGTGCACACGGTGCTCAGCCCGGCCTGGTCGACGGACGACATCTCCGCCGAAGGCCGTCGCAAGCTGCGGGAGTTCGGGATAGCGCCGCCGCGCGTACGGCAGGCGTCCGGGCCGAAGGAGCCGGTGGCGGTGGAGCTGGGCCCGACGCGTACGTCCCGTCCGGTCGCCGGCCCCCCCGAGCTCGCGCCGGTGCCCGACCCCGTGTGCTGCCCGCACTGCGGATCGGCCGACACCGAGCTGCTCAGCCGCTTCTCGTCCACCGCGTGCAAGGCGCTGCGCCGCTGTCTGGCCTGCCGCGAACCGTTCGACCACTTCAAGGAGTTGTGA
- the paaC gene encoding 1,2-phenylacetyl-CoA epoxidase subunit PaaC encodes MTVTVHTAAALALGDDALVLSHRLGEWAGHAPVLEEEVALANIALDLLGQARVLLSMAGDEDELAYLREERAFRNLQLVEQPNGDFAHTIARQLYFSTYQRLLYGQLAAGSGEFAGLAAKAVKEVAYHQDHAEQWTLRLGDGTEVSHERMRQACGALWRFTGEMLQPVEGVDVDWDGMKSAWLESVGDVLRRATLELPEGPQYGAWTAGAGRQGLHTEPFGRMLAEMQHLHRSHPGASW; translated from the coding sequence GTGACCGTCACCGTGCACACCGCGGCCGCCCTGGCCCTCGGCGACGACGCCCTGGTGCTCTCCCACCGACTGGGGGAGTGGGCGGGGCACGCACCCGTGCTCGAAGAGGAGGTCGCCCTCGCCAACATCGCGCTGGACCTGCTGGGCCAGGCCCGCGTGCTGCTGTCGATGGCCGGCGACGAGGACGAGCTGGCCTACCTCCGTGAGGAGCGCGCCTTCCGCAACCTCCAGCTGGTGGAGCAGCCGAACGGCGACTTCGCGCACACGATCGCCCGCCAGCTGTACTTCTCCACGTACCAGCGGCTGCTGTACGGACAACTGGCGGCCGGAAGCGGCGAGTTCGCCGGTCTCGCGGCCAAGGCGGTCAAGGAGGTCGCCTACCACCAGGACCACGCCGAGCAGTGGACGCTGCGGCTCGGCGACGGCACCGAGGTCAGTCATGAGCGGATGCGGCAGGCGTGCGGGGCGCTGTGGCGGTTCACGGGTGAGATGCTCCAGCCCGTCGAGGGGGTGGACGTCGACTGGGACGGGATGAAGTCCGCCTGGCTGGAGTCCGTCGGCGACGTGCTGCGCCGCGCCACCCTGGAGCTCCCCGAGGGGCCGCAGTACGGGGCGTGGACGGCGGGCGCGGGACGCCAAGGACTGCACACCGAACCCTTCGGGCGGATGCTCGCCGAGATGCAGCATCTGCACCGCAGCCACCCGGGGGCGTCATGGTGA
- the paaB gene encoding 1,2-phenylacetyl-CoA epoxidase subunit PaaB: MTTNEWPLWEVFVRSRRGLSHTHAGSLHAPDAELALRNARDLYTRRGEGVSIWVVPSTAVTASSPDEKDPFFEPSADKPYRHPTFYEIPEGVKHL, translated from the coding sequence ATGACGACCAACGAATGGCCCCTGTGGGAGGTCTTCGTGCGCTCGCGCCGGGGCCTGTCACACACCCACGCCGGCAGCCTGCACGCACCGGACGCCGAGCTGGCCCTGCGCAACGCGCGCGATCTGTACACCCGGCGCGGCGAGGGCGTGTCGATCTGGGTTGTGCCGTCCACCGCGGTCACCGCGTCCTCGCCGGACGAGAAGGACCCGTTCTTCGAGCCCTCCGCGGACAAGCCGTACCGGCACCCGACGTTCTACGAGATCCCGGAAGGGGTGAAGCACCTGTGA
- the paaA gene encoding 1,2-phenylacetyl-CoA epoxidase subunit PaaA: MATAAAHQTARAQADGTAGAGAPLEESARATAYEAAFDAAVAADERIEPRDWMPDAYRSTLVRQIAQHAHSEIIGMQPEANWITRAPSLRRKAILMAKVQDEAGHGLYLYSAAETLGTGRDELLDKLHSGRQKYSSIFNYPTLTWADVGAIGWLVDGAAITNQVPLCRCSYGPYARAMVRVCKEESFHQRQGYELLLALSRGTAEQHAMAQDAVDRWWWPSLMMFGPPDDESAHSAQSMAWKIKRHSNDELRQRFVDICVPQAQSLGLTLPDPEPRWNEEREHHDFGPIDWTEFREVLKGNGPCNEQRITQRKRAHDEGAWVRDAAAAYAGKHTTAGKA; encoded by the coding sequence ATGGCGACAGCAGCAGCGCACCAGACGGCCCGCGCACAGGCGGACGGGACGGCAGGCGCGGGCGCGCCTTTGGAGGAGTCCGCGCGCGCGACGGCGTACGAGGCCGCCTTCGACGCCGCCGTGGCGGCCGACGAGCGCATCGAGCCACGCGACTGGATGCCCGACGCCTACCGCTCCACGCTGGTCCGGCAGATCGCGCAGCACGCGCACTCCGAGATCATCGGCATGCAGCCGGAGGCGAACTGGATCACGCGCGCGCCCTCCCTGCGCCGCAAAGCGATCCTGATGGCGAAGGTCCAGGACGAGGCGGGTCACGGGCTGTATCTGTACAGCGCGGCGGAGACCCTCGGCACCGGCCGGGACGAGCTGCTCGACAAGCTGCACTCGGGCCGCCAGAAGTACTCCTCGATCTTCAACTACCCGACGCTCACCTGGGCGGACGTCGGCGCGATCGGCTGGCTGGTGGACGGCGCCGCGATCACCAACCAGGTCCCCCTGTGCCGCTGCTCGTACGGGCCGTACGCACGCGCGATGGTCCGCGTCTGCAAGGAGGAGTCCTTCCACCAGCGCCAGGGGTACGAGCTGCTGCTGGCCCTCAGCCGGGGGACGGCCGAGCAGCACGCGATGGCGCAGGACGCGGTGGACCGCTGGTGGTGGCCGTCCCTGATGATGTTCGGCCCGCCCGACGACGAGTCCGCGCACTCCGCGCAGTCGATGGCCTGGAAGATCAAGCGCCATTCGAACGACGAGCTGCGCCAGCGCTTCGTGGACATCTGCGTGCCCCAGGCCCAGTCGCTCGGCCTGACGCTCCCCGACCCGGAGCCGAGGTGGAACGAGGAGCGGGAGCACCACGACTTCGGCCCGATCGACTGGACGGAGTTCCGCGAGGTCCTCAAGGGCAACGGCCCGTGCAACGAGCAGCGGATAACCCAGCGCAAGCGGGCGCACGACGAGGGCGCCTGGGTACGGGACGCGGCGGCCGCATACGCCGGCAAGCACACCACGGCAGGGAAGGCGTGA
- a CDS encoding DUF5819 family protein, with amino-acid sequence MDVYDEGSDPRQESGGPDGPVPDRPDGSAQNAPDDPSPSGPSGPGGREPASADRGAPVMPATSVAPVTPAGEPGPHQVTALPDAYAVPRTGIAALSLRYQIAAALALAVVAVAGCVHVAMVFLHVAPSNTVTKQHGRAIDDWIYPEFEQNWKLFAPNPLQQNIAVQVRAEVRTEDGSHRTTGWYDLSALDGAAIDGNLLPSHTQQNELRRAWDFYLATHDNENRPAGMRGDLSQRYLRSIVGLRLEREHAAGRGEAVERVQVRSSTTNVQPPRWSNEKVSDKPMYRVLPWWPVPTDSGTGANA; translated from the coding sequence ATGGACGTGTACGACGAGGGCTCGGACCCTCGGCAGGAGTCGGGAGGCCCCGACGGACCGGTGCCCGACCGGCCCGACGGCTCCGCACAGAACGCACCCGACGACCCGTCCCCGAGCGGACCGAGCGGACCGGGCGGCCGGGAACCCGCATCCGCAGACCGCGGAGCGCCAGTCATGCCGGCCACGTCGGTCGCGCCAGTCACGCCGGCCGGCGAGCCCGGCCCCCACCAGGTCACCGCCCTTCCGGACGCGTACGCCGTGCCCCGCACCGGCATCGCCGCGCTCTCTCTCCGCTACCAGATCGCCGCCGCCCTCGCCCTCGCGGTCGTCGCGGTCGCGGGCTGTGTGCACGTCGCCATGGTGTTCCTGCACGTCGCGCCCTCGAACACCGTCACCAAGCAGCACGGGCGGGCGATCGACGACTGGATATATCCCGAGTTCGAGCAGAACTGGAAGCTCTTCGCCCCCAACCCGCTGCAACAGAACATCGCCGTCCAGGTCCGCGCGGAGGTGCGCACCGAGGACGGAAGCCACCGCACCACCGGCTGGTACGACCTGTCCGCGCTCGACGGCGCGGCCATCGACGGCAATCTGCTGCCGAGTCACACCCAGCAGAACGAACTGCGCCGCGCCTGGGACTTCTACCTGGCCACGCACGACAACGAGAACCGCCCCGCGGGCATGCGCGGCGACCTCTCCCAGCGCTATCTGCGCAGCATCGTGGGGCTGCGCCTCGAACGCGAGCACGCGGCAGGCCGGGGCGAAGCCGTCGAGCGTGTCCAGGTCCGGTCCAGCACCACGAACGTGCAGCCTCCCCGGTGGAGCAACGAGAAGGTCTCCGACAAGCCCATGTACCGCGTGCTCCCCTGGTGGCCGGTCCCGACGGATTCCGGGACGGGGGCGAACGCCTGA
- a CDS encoding HTTM domain-containing protein, with amino-acid sequence MNRFALLISRGITRVTEAALGPYQSAVIRIGFAATWLLFLLREFPHRQEMYGPDAPWAWGLAQQLIANNHAFTALMWSDSQVWFEIVYALAVVSSALLLLGWRTRAMSVLFMIGVLSLQNRSIFMGDGGDNVIHLMSIYLVFTRCGQVWSLDARRARRTDDARARGELPRATGADRVGPVLWAVLGLALAVATGAGRLSGGWLAVFWGLWAVQGLWWLVGRRARSAEPRILLDIVANTVHNAAMFVIMAEACLIYSTAGWYKIQGSRWQDGTAVYYPLHLDYFSPWPALSDLLASHGIMVMLVTYGTVMAQVAFPFTLFNRRVKNVLLGVMMVEHAAIAVILGLPFFSLAMIAADAVFLPTPFLRRLGGWAARARRELSSRRGGTLPGPRKQEPRTEETTEHTHVGFTA; translated from the coding sequence ATGAACCGCTTCGCCCTGTTGATCTCGCGCGGCATCACCCGCGTCACCGAAGCCGCCCTCGGCCCCTATCAGAGCGCGGTCATCCGGATCGGCTTCGCCGCCACCTGGCTGTTGTTCCTGCTGCGCGAGTTCCCGCACCGCCAGGAGATGTACGGGCCCGACGCCCCGTGGGCCTGGGGCCTCGCCCAGCAGCTCATCGCGAACAACCACGCCTTCACGGCCCTGATGTGGTCCGACAGCCAGGTGTGGTTCGAGATCGTCTACGCGCTGGCCGTCGTGTCGAGCGCCCTGCTGCTGCTGGGCTGGCGCACCCGCGCGATGTCCGTGCTCTTCATGATCGGCGTGCTGTCGCTGCAGAACCGCAGCATCTTCATGGGGGACGGCGGCGACAACGTCATCCACCTGATGTCGATCTACCTGGTGTTCACGCGCTGCGGCCAGGTGTGGTCCCTGGACGCGCGGCGGGCCCGGCGTACGGATGACGCACGCGCGCGTGGCGAGCTTCCCAGGGCGACCGGCGCGGACCGGGTCGGTCCCGTGCTGTGGGCCGTGCTCGGCCTCGCCCTGGCCGTGGCGACGGGCGCGGGCCGGCTCAGCGGCGGCTGGCTGGCGGTCTTCTGGGGGCTGTGGGCGGTTCAGGGCCTGTGGTGGCTCGTGGGCCGCCGCGCGCGCAGCGCCGAGCCGCGGATCCTGCTGGACATCGTCGCCAACACCGTCCACAACGCGGCCATGTTCGTGATCATGGCCGAGGCGTGTCTGATCTACTCGACGGCCGGCTGGTACAAGATCCAGGGCTCGCGCTGGCAGGACGGCACCGCCGTCTACTACCCGCTCCACCTGGACTACTTCTCGCCCTGGCCCGCGCTGTCCGACCTGCTGGCCTCGCACGGCATCATGGTGATGCTCGTGACGTACGGGACGGTCATGGCGCAGGTCGCCTTCCCCTTCACCCTCTTCAACCGGCGCGTGAAGAACGTTCTGCTCGGGGTCATGATGGTCGAGCACGCCGCCATCGCCGTGATCCTCGGACTGCCGTTCTTCTCGCTGGCGATGATCGCCGCCGACGCGGTGTTCCTGCCCACGCCCTTCCTGCGTCGTCTGGGCGGCTGGGCGGCACGGGCGCGTAGGGAGCTGTCGTCGCGCCGCGGCGGTACGCTGCCGGGCCCGCGCAAGCAGGAGCCGCGCACCGAGGAGACGACCGAGCACACGCACGTAGGCTTCACGGCATGA
- a CDS encoding TrmH family RNA methyltransferase, which produces MNDPVRAWHRLADGSVLLDGFHALKHAVRFQARVPVAVTTDRRAALALADELAPDVRETLDALLAEVPEETLKALVPRPHPTAVAALAVRPSRAANLEALARTPRSAPVVVLDNPRNLGNAGAVIRLAAGFGATGVVTTGTLDPWHPTVVRGGAGLHFATAVERLTVDELPPGPVFALDPEGDDIRGLKLPDDAVLAFGSERTGLSAELRARTDHLVALPMRPQVSSYNLATSVAMTLFHWSATGGAPA; this is translated from the coding sequence ATGAACGATCCGGTACGCGCCTGGCATCGGCTCGCCGACGGCTCCGTGCTGCTCGACGGCTTCCACGCACTCAAGCACGCGGTGCGCTTCCAGGCGCGTGTCCCGGTGGCCGTCACCACCGACCGGCGGGCCGCGCTCGCCCTCGCCGACGAACTCGCCCCCGACGTACGCGAGACGCTCGACGCCCTCCTGGCCGAGGTGCCGGAGGAGACCCTGAAGGCCCTCGTGCCGCGCCCGCACCCCACGGCGGTGGCCGCCCTGGCCGTACGCCCGTCCCGTGCGGCCAATCTGGAGGCTCTCGCGCGCACCCCCCGCAGCGCGCCGGTCGTCGTCCTCGACAACCCGCGCAATCTTGGCAACGCCGGGGCGGTGATCCGGCTCGCGGCCGGTTTCGGCGCGACCGGCGTGGTCACGACGGGCACGCTCGACCCCTGGCATCCCACGGTCGTACGCGGCGGCGCGGGTCTGCATTTCGCGACCGCCGTGGAGCGGCTCACGGTGGACGAACTGCCGCCGGGCCCCGTGTTCGCCCTCGACCCGGAGGGTGACGACATCCGGGGCCTGAAGCTCCCTGACGACGCCGTGCTCGCCTTCGGCTCCGAGCGGACCGGTCTGTCGGCCGAACTCCGTGCGCGCACCGACCACCTGGTGGCCCTGCCGATGCGTCCCCAGGTCTCCAGCTACAACCTCGCGACCAGTGTGGCCATGACGCTGTTCCACTGGAGTGCCACCGGGGGCGCACCGGCCTGA